The proteins below come from a single Desulfitobacterium metallireducens DSM 15288 genomic window:
- a CDS encoding ArsR/SmtB family transcription factor, producing the protein MNNLTDFFKLLSDETRLRILILLFHQEYCVCQICGILGESQPKVSKHLAKLRDLGLVKDVRKEQFMYYSITLEPLFYEIIQKIVASADLYPVIRDDIQKREEAQSYLESCSTITPKS; encoded by the coding sequence ATGAATAACCTTACCGATTTTTTTAAACTCCTATCGGATGAAACCCGTTTGAGGATTTTAATCTTACTTTTTCATCAAGAATACTGTGTCTGTCAAATTTGCGGAATCTTAGGAGAGTCACAGCCCAAGGTTTCTAAGCATCTTGCCAAATTGCGGGATCTAGGCTTGGTTAAAGATGTTAGGAAAGAGCAGTTCATGTATTATTCTATAACGCTTGAGCCATTGTTTTATGAGATCATACAAAAAATTGTTGCTAGCGCCGATTTATATCCCGTTATTCGTGACGATATTCAGAAGCGGGAAGAAGCACAAAGCTATCTTGAATCATGCTCCACTATAACGCCAAAATCTTAA
- a CDS encoding permease, which yields MGNITQIFSMLNDQLLKMNWLSDLIKLLVENVFGLSISDQIGGSLHFFIYDTIKIFILLSVLIFVISYIQSYFPPERTKKILGGIKGIKGNILGALLGTITPFCSCSSIPIFIGFTAAGLPLGITFSFLISSPMVDIASLLILMSFFGAKIAIAYVVFGLLLAVVGGTLIDKLGLEDQVQGYVRQIENTESVELEMTRQERISFAKEQVVDIIHRVWLYILIGVGIGAAIHNWIPQSVIETVIGNNNPFAVLLATAVGIPMYADIFGTIPIAEALIGKGVGIGTVLSFMMAVTVLSLPSLIMLSKVIKPKLLGIFVAIVSTGIILIGYLFNASQGFFV from the coding sequence ATGGGTAATATTACACAGATATTTAGCATGCTTAATGATCAACTTCTAAAAATGAATTGGCTTTCTGATCTTATTAAGTTGTTGGTCGAAAACGTCTTTGGGTTATCGATAAGCGATCAAATCGGGGGGAGTCTCCACTTTTTTATCTATGATACGATAAAGATCTTCATTCTTTTGTCGGTCTTAATCTTCGTTATTTCGTATATTCAAAGTTACTTCCCTCCAGAAAGAACCAAGAAGATTCTTGGTGGAATCAAAGGGATAAAAGGAAATATTTTAGGAGCATTGCTTGGGACGATCACTCCGTTTTGCAGTTGTTCAAGTATCCCGATTTTTATCGGTTTTACCGCAGCAGGGCTTCCCTTAGGAATCACATTTTCATTTCTAATCTCCTCACCCATGGTTGATATTGCTTCATTATTGATTCTAATGTCCTTTTTTGGAGCTAAAATTGCTATTGCTTATGTCGTTTTCGGGTTGCTGTTAGCTGTTGTAGGAGGAACATTAATCGATAAACTTGGACTTGAAGATCAAGTTCAAGGATATGTTCGACAGATTGAAAATACGGAGAGCGTCGAACTTGAGATGACTCGCCAAGAGAGAATTTCATTTGCTAAAGAGCAGGTTGTAGATATTATTCATCGGGTATGGCTTTATATTCTCATCGGTGTGGGAATTGGGGCGGCTATTCACAACTGGATTCCTCAATCGGTGATTGAAACAGTCATCGGAAACAATAACCCCTTTGCTGTTCTTTTGGCGACTGCTGTAGGGATTCCCATGTATGCAGATATTTTTGGAACGATCCCGATTGCTGAAGCTCTTATTGGTAAGGGAGTGGGTATCGGAACGGTACTTTCCTTCATGATGGCTGTTACGGTTCTGTCACTTCCGTCGTTAATTATGCTGAGTAAAGTGATCAAACCCAAGTTATTGGGAATTTTTGTGGCGATTGTATCCACTGGGATTATTTTAATTGGATACTTATTTAATGCATCTCAGGGTTTCTTTGTGTAA
- a CDS encoding thioredoxin family protein gives MKVKILGTGCSKCKKLEEIAREAVADLGIDAEVEKVEDIAKIMSYGVMSTPALVINEKVKLAGKVPNKQQVIELLQTELS, from the coding sequence ATGAAAGTGAAGATTTTAGGGACGGGTTGTTCGAAATGTAAAAAGCTTGAAGAAATAGCGCGTGAGGCAGTTGCAGATCTTGGGATTGACGCAGAGGTTGAAAAAGTAGAAGATATCGCAAAAATCATGTCCTATGGGGTTATGAGTACTCCTGCTTTAGTGATTAACGAAAAGGTAAAATTAGCCGGGAAGGTTCCTAATAAACAACAAGTAATTGAGCTCTTACAAACCGAACTAAGTTGA
- a CDS encoding class I SAM-dependent methyltransferase: MNIYDIFMSPFEKSGLTKIRKNIIPQAFGDVLEIGYGTGVNFPYYNLSTVQHISALDTKTSPIKIKTGLPLEFFEGQAENLPFAPESFDTVVETLVFCSVKNLDKAINEVLRVLKPGGLFIFMDHVLPEEKSMATLFKATNTVWPKIASGCQLTREPHKLIEASGLIMEQSGTFGHDIFRWGIGRKA, from the coding sequence ATGAACATATATGATATCTTTATGTCGCCCTTTGAGAAAAGCGGGCTGACAAAAATCAGGAAAAATATTATCCCTCAGGCTTTTGGAGATGTACTTGAAATCGGTTATGGAACTGGAGTGAACTTCCCCTATTATAACCTGTCTACTGTTCAACATATTTCTGCTTTAGATACGAAAACTTCTCCGATTAAAATAAAAACTGGCCTGCCTTTAGAATTTTTTGAAGGGCAGGCGGAGAATCTTCCCTTTGCTCCTGAATCTTTTGATACTGTAGTTGAAACTCTGGTATTCTGCAGTGTGAAAAACCTTGACAAAGCCATAAATGAAGTACTACGCGTGCTAAAGCCAGGCGGCCTCTTTATTTTCATGGATCATGTACTGCCAGAAGAAAAAAGTATGGCTACTCTGTTCAAAGCAACGAATACCGTCTGGCCTAAAATCGCCAGTGGATGTCAATTAACACGCGAACCGCATAAGCTTATTGAAGCTTCAGGCCTTATCATGGAGCAATCCGGAACATTCGGACATGATATCTTTCGCTGGGGTATTGGAAGGAAAGCTTAA